A single genomic interval of Camelina sativa cultivar DH55 chromosome 11, Cs, whole genome shotgun sequence harbors:
- the LOC109127605 gene encoding uncharacterized protein LOC109127605 produces the protein MTMGKSSSKAAFIIFLAFIVMISVTVEIVEAKRLLLEETLLDLLHHEAFSLTVKPLGRFERCTPPCKELCFGTGCYCVCE, from the exons ATGACGATGGGAAAATCTTCATCGAAGGCTGCTTTCATCATCTTTTTAGCTTTTATTG TGATGATATCCGTAACAGTTGAGATCGTTGAGGCGAAACGTCTCTTACTTGAAGAAACTCTTCTAGACTTATTGCATCATGAAGCTTTTTCACTGACGGTTAAGCCACTTGGTAGGTTTGAACGTTGTACGCCACCATGCAAAGAATTATGTTTTGGTACAGGCTGCTACTGCGTATGTGAATAA
- the LOC104721206 gene encoding uncharacterized protein LOC104721206: MYMSSLSPRLHKAYKSRCVSLPVRSHPSLRRIQEVVSKIRALGSSSLDSRTMVRDGLSGLTDLYRCLSEDLFKSSSETQQALLNGGGLMDELLEASLKYLEVCGGAKDAASKIKKSVVELQSALRRSKKGGEFSLESDVDAYMASRKEIKKELKKYMVMSKETDASLESVWCDGDDQETSALVRVMQETSVMTCFVLRSVFSFLSSPKGLTTKNHHHHKGWGIVMKLVKKGIDHHHQEKRDLEKGFSCLELEAMESELGKLVVMTTKEDQEEVKRVSEEVCEKIQCALVRSEGVEAAMEELEEGLEGLFKVMIQARVSLLNILST, translated from the coding sequence ATGTATATGTCCTCATTGTCTCCGAGGCTCCACAAAGCATACAAATCTAGATGTGTTAGTTTACCAGTCAGGTCTCATCCTAGTCTTAGGAGGATTCAAGAAGTGGTCTCCAAGATTAGAGCTTTGGGGTCGTCTTCGTTGGACTCGAGGACGATGGTCCGTGACGGTCTCTCTGGTCTCACCGACCTTTACAGATGTTTAAGTGAAGATctcttcaaatcttcttctgAAACTCAGCAAGCTCTTCTTAATGGTGGTGGTTTGATGGATGAGCTTCTTGAAGCGTCTCTGAAGTACTTAGAGGTTTGCGGAGGAGCTAAGGACGCGGCGTCGAAAATCAAGAAGAGTGTTGTTGAGCTTCAGTCGGCTTTAAGAAGGAGCAAGAAAGGAGGTGAGTTTAGCCTTGAGAGTGACGTGGATGCTTACATGGCGTCGAGGAAAGAGATCAAGAAGGAGCTCAAGAAGTATATGGTAATGTCGAAAGAGACAGACGCGTCTTTGGAGAGTGTTTGGTGCGATGGTGATGATCAAGAGACGAGTGCTTTAGTTAGAGTGATGCAAGAGACGAGTGtgatgacttgttttgtgttacGCTCGGTCTTCTCGTTCTTGTCGTCGCCTAAAGGGTTAACGACTaagaatcatcatcaccacaaaGGTTGGGGGATTGTTATGAAGCTTGTGAAGAAAGGTATAGATCATCATCACCAGGAGAAGAGAGATCTTGAGAAGGGCTTTTCTTGTCTCGAGCTTGAAGCGATGGAATCTGAGCTGGGGAAGCTCGTTGTCATGACAACGAAGGAAGATCAGGAAGAAGTGAAAAGAGTTAGCGAAGAAGTATGTGAGAAGATTCAATGCGCATTGGTTAGATCCGAAGGTGTAGAGGCAGCCATGGAAGAGCTTGAAGAGGGACTTGAAGGATTGTTCAAGGTAATGATACAAGCTAGAGTCTCTCTTCTTAACATACTCTCCACTTAA